One segment of Candidatus Woesearchaeota archaeon DNA contains the following:
- a CDS encoding DUF1947 domain-containing protein, giving the protein MKRKQINNKEVKKIIKTLTEKFKIEGLISKKDRLELVEDYIITCNHKPIFFYYQEILIPTLKLLIEDNFLPKVVIDMPAVKFIINGADVMRPGIKEMELFEKNQPIVIIDETHKKPLAIGIPTLSSEDLEKKEKGKLIKNIHHVGDEIWSFN; this is encoded by the coding sequence ATGAAACGAAAACAAATAAATAACAAAGAAGTGAAAAAAATAATTAAAACACTAACAGAAAAATTCAAAATAGAAGGATTAATATCAAAAAAAGATAGATTAGAACTCGTAGAAGATTATATTATAACCTGCAACCACAAACCCATATTTTTTTACTACCAAGAAATATTAATTCCAACTTTAAAATTGCTCATAGAAGATAATTTTCTTCCAAAAGTAGTCATCGATATGCCTGCAGTTAAATTTATTATTAATGGCGCAGACGTTATGCGACCAGGAATCAAAGAAATGGAACTTTTTGAAAAAAACCAACCAATAGTAATTATTGACGAAACTCACAAAAAACCTTTAGCAATAGGAATTCCAACTCTTAGTTCAGAAGATTTAGAAAAAAAAGAAAAAGGAAAATTAATTAAAAATATTCACCATGTAGGTGATGAAATTTGGTCGTTTAACTAA
- the maf gene encoding septum formation inhibitor Maf, which yields MKQKIILASTSPRRKGLLQQININFDIKPSKYEEDMTLKMSHHKLAMVLAEGKAYDVAKNLKTGIVIGADTFLVLKNKRIGKPKNKKEAFKTLKLLSKNTLNVYSGLAIFDTLNNKKILDYELTKIKFRKIEESEIKEYIKTKEPLDKAGSIAIQGIGAIFIEKIEGCPSNVIGLPLQCLCKNLKKLGISVFDYKKTSNKKK from the coding sequence ATGAAACAAAAAATAATTCTTGCATCCACATCACCCAGAAGAAAAGGACTCCTGCAACAAATCAACATTAATTTTGATATAAAACCAAGCAAATATGAAGAAGATATGACTCTTAAAATGTCCCACCACAAATTAGCAATGGTTTTAGCAGAAGGTAAAGCTTATGACGTTGCAAAAAATTTAAAAACTGGAATTGTTATTGGCGCAGACACATTTCTCGTACTCAAAAATAAAAGAATTGGCAAACCAAAAAACAAAAAAGAAGCATTCAAAACATTAAAACTTCTCTCCAAAAACACTTTAAACGTTTATTCAGGATTAGCAATATTTGATACACTTAACAATAAAAAAATTCTCGACTACGAATTAACAAAAATCAAATTTAGAAAAATTGAAGAATCAGAAATAAAGGAATATATCAAAACAAAAGAACCCCTAGATAAAGCAGGATCCATCGCAATCCAAGGAATAGGTGCAATTTTTATTGAAAAAATTGAAGGCTGCCCATCAAATGTGATTGGCCTCCCACTCCAATGCCTTTGTAAAAATTTAAAAAAATTAGGAATTTCTGTTTTTGATTACAAAAAAACTAGCAATAAAAAAAAATAA
- a CDS encoding methyltransferase domain-containing protein, with product MNEQITQKILEELNQTKEEFWNISSETSNFLQIIINTIKPQNILEIGTSNGFSSLQMNLTAHKLNPPPQIITLEKRPDWAPIAEKNIAKSESTNITLIIGNALETIPKLKEKINPNLQFNLIFIDAMKRQYIEYIKLLESNNLLSKKCIILADNVISHSKKVEEYINYVKQNPAYFSKTLNIGPGLEITIKK from the coding sequence CAAAAAATTCTCGAGGAATTAAATCAAACTAAAGAGGAATTTTGGAACATTAGTTCAGAAACATCAAATTTTCTTCAAATAATTATTAATACAATAAAACCTCAAAATATTTTAGAAATAGGAACGTCCAATGGATTCTCCTCACTTCAAATGAATTTAACAGCCCACAAATTAAATCCCCCACCCCAAATAATAACCCTCGAAAAAAGACCCGATTGGGCGCCAATTGCAGAAAAAAACATTGCCAAATCAGAATCTACAAATATAACTTTAATTATAGGAAATGCCCTTGAAACTATTCCAAAATTAAAAGAAAAAATTAATCCAAATTTACAATTCAATCTTATTTTCATTGACGCAATGAAACGCCAGTATATAGAATATATCAAATTACTAGAGTCAAATAACCTTTTATCAAAAAAATGCATAATCCTCGCCGATAATGTAATCTCACATTCAAAAAAAGTAGAAGAATATATTAATTATGTAAAACAAAATCCAGCTTATTTTTCAAAAACATTAAATATAGGCCCAGGACTAGAAATTACTATAAAAAAATAA